The following coding sequences lie in one Lolium perenne isolate Kyuss_39 chromosome 2, Kyuss_2.0, whole genome shotgun sequence genomic window:
- the LOC139829747 gene encoding peroxisomal 2,4-dienoyl-CoA reductase [(3E)-enoyl-CoA-producing]-like has product MATDSPFRPDVVRGKAALVTGGGSGICFEIAAQLARHGASVAIMGRRREVLDKAVAALRAEGLRAVGFQGDVRKQEDAARVLASTVEHFGRLDILVNGAAGNFLASPEDLTPKGFRTVLDIDTVGTYTMSYEALKYLKKGGPGKGPSTGGLIINISATLHYTASWYQIHVSAAKAGVDSITRSLALEWGTDYDIRVNGIAPGPIGGTPGLRKLAPDEMAKGSRETMPLFKLGETRDIAMAALYLASDAGKYVNGTTLVVDGGLWLSHPRHVPKEEVKNLSKVVEQKVRASGIGVPSSKL; this is encoded by the exons ATGGCGACGGACTCGCCGTTCCGGCCGGACGTGGTCAGGGGCAAGGCGGCGCTGGTCACCGGCGGAGGCTCCGGCATCTGCTTCGAGATCGCCGCCCAGCTCGCCCGCCACGGCGCCAGCGTCGCCATCATGGGCCGCCGCCGCGAGGTCCTCGACAAGGCCGTCGCCGCCCTCCGCGCCGAGGGCCTACGG GCTGTTGGATTCCAGGGAGATGTCCGCAAGCAGGAGGATGCAGCGAGGGTGCTCGCGTCGACCGTCGAGCATTTCGGCAGGCTCGACATTCTTGTCAATGGTGCAGCCGGCAACTTCCTTGCATCCCCAGAGGATTTGACTCCCAAGGGATTTCGAACAG TTCTTGACATTGACACTGTGGGCACATACACAATGAGCTATGAAGCCCTCAAGTATCTCAAAAAAGGTGGGCCTGGGAAAGGGCCCTCCACTGGGGGCCTCATCATTAACATAAGTGCGACATTGCATTACACCGCGTCTTGGTACCAAATTCATGTCTCCGCTGCTAAG GCAGGTGTTGATAGTATCACAAGATCCCTGGCTCTTGAATGGGGAACAGATTATGACATCAGGGTCAATGGTATCGCTCCGGGACCAATCGGAGGCACTCCAGGACTAAGGAAGCTTGCACCTGATGAAATGGCCAAGGGATCAAGGGAAACAATGCCTTTATTCAAGTTGGGGGAGACACGTGACATAGCAATGGCCGCGCTCTATCTTGCTTCGGATGCAG GCAAATATGTAAATGGGACTACACTGGTGGTTGATGGAGGTCTCTGGTTAAGTCATCCTCGCCACGTTCCCAAGGAGGAAGTGAAGAATCTCTCAAAGGTGGTCGAGCAGAAGGTTAGGGCATCTGGTATTGGTGTACCATCCAGCAAACTGTGA